In a single window of the Scyliorhinus torazame isolate Kashiwa2021f chromosome 2, sScyTor2.1, whole genome shotgun sequence genome:
- the LOC140394030 gene encoding secreted phosphoprotein 24-like, producing the protein MKSLLLTIAAVQFLHCSGMPSPKDALRASVLKLNKITEITNLCGITRRRVKDINRTGKQLYNVDLTFSVKETVCSKNSGLEFDDPGCHFRSKKSAEKGLCKSRVEYFAGEVIEVDVECRGLKTIDSNSESSESNENSLEVETKSIETLIEESPNVKSKSTESSLEESPNVKSTSVESSLEESPNVRSKSAETSLDVSSNEHNDDSRDRH; encoded by the exons ATGAAATCCTTACTCCTCACCATTGCTGCAGTGCAGTTCCTCCATTGCTCAG gaaTGCCGAGCCCTAAGGATGCTCTGAGAGCGTCAGTTCTAAAACTGAACAAAATCACCGAGATCACCAATCTGTGTGGGATAACCAGGAGAAGAGTGAAGGAT ATTAATCGCACAGGAAAACAGTTGTACAACGTGGATTTAACATTCTCTGTGAAAGAAACCGTCTGCTCCAAGAATTCTGGATTGGAATTTGATGATCCCGGCTGTCACTTCCGTTCCAAAAAGTCTGCA GAAAAAGGTTTGTGCAAAAGCCGTGTTGAATATTTTGCTGGTGAGGTTATTGAGGTTGATGTGGAGTGTCGAGGTTTGAAGACAATTGACAGCAACAGTGAATCATCAGAATCGAATGAGAACAGTCTCGAG GTTGAAACCAAATCAATAGAGACATTGATCGAGGAATCGCCAAAT GTGAAAAGCAAGTCAACAGAATCATCCCTGGAAGAGTCTCCGAAT GTGAAAAGCACTTCAGTAGAATCATCCCTGGAGGAGTCTCCGAAT GTGAGAAGCAAATCAGCAGAAACATCGCTCGATGTGTCTTCAAAC GAACACAACGATGATTCAAGAGACCGACACTAA